One Capsicum annuum cultivar UCD-10X-F1 chromosome 2, UCD10Xv1.1, whole genome shotgun sequence genomic window carries:
- the LOC107858639 gene encoding casein kinase II subunit alpha-2 translates to MAVRPYHLFLLQQFHHHRLLLSPSPATSFLFPSLLRFFSSKTSQKHKSPSLPPPSSYSSSLRRPSATLSEALAQKIGKSIRRPGAPSKARVYTDINVIRPKEYWDYESLTVQWGEQDDYEVVRKVGRGKYSEVFEGIHTTNNEKCIIKILKPVKKKKIKREIKILQNLCGGPNIVKLLDIVRDQQSKTPSLIFEYVNNTDFKVLYPTLSDFDVRYYIYELLKALDYCHSQGIMHRDVKPHNVMIDHEQRKLRLIDWGLAEFYHPGKEYNVRVASRYFKGPELLVDLQDYDYSLDLWSLGCMFAGMIFRKEPFFYGHDNYDQLVKIGKVLGTDELNSYLNKYRLELDPHLAALVGRHSRKPWAKFINAENQHLAVPEAVDFVDKLLRYDHQERPTAKEAMAHPYFYPVRNSESSRSRTH, encoded by the exons ATGGCCGTACGGCCTTATCACTTGTTCCTTCTTCAACAATTCCACCACCACCGCCTCCTTCTCTCTCCTTCTCCGGCGACCTCCTTCCTCTTCCCTTCTCTCCTCCGTTTCTTCTCCTCCAAGACTTCGCAGAAACACAAATCACCTTCTCTTCCGCCGCcgtcttcttattcttcttcgcTTCGCCGTCCGTCGGCGACTCTATCCGAAGCCCTGGCTCAGAAAATTGGAAAATCTATTCGCCGTCCCGGTGCGCCTTCTAAGGCCCGGGTTTATACGGATATCAATGTGATCCGACCTAAAGAGTATTGGGATTATGAATCCCTTACTGTTCAATGGGG GGAGCAGGATGATTATGAGGTGGTAAGGAAAGTTGGGAGAGGAAAGTATAGCGAGGTGTTTGAGGGAATTCACACTACTAATAATGAAAAATGCATCATCAAAATCCTTAAGCCAGTCAAGAAGAAAAAG ATCAAGCGTGAGATTAAGATACTGCAGAATCTTTGTGGTGGACCCAATATTGTGAAGTTACTTGATATTGTCAGAGATCAGCAATCGAAGACCCCAAGTCTTATATTTGAATATGTGAATAACACAGATTTTAAAGTTCTTTATCCAACTCTTTCTGACTTTGACGTTAGATATTACATCTATGAGCTGTTGAAG GCATTAGATTATTGTCATTCTCAAGGTATTATGCACCGTGATGTGAAGCCCCACAATGTAATGATTGATCATGAGCAGCGGAAACTTCGGCTAATAGATTGGGGACTTGCAGAATTTTATCATCCTGGGAAGGAATATAATGTCCGTGTGGCTTCTAG ATATTTTAAAGGTCCTGAACTACTTGTTGATTTGCAAGACTATGATTACTCGTTGGACTTGTGGAGTCTTGGTTGTATGTTTGCAGGAATG ATATTCCGGAAGGAGCCTTTCTTCTATGGACATGACAATTATGATCAACTTGTGAAGATCGGGAAG GTTCTGGGGACCGATGAATTGAACTCATATCTAAATAAGTATAGATTGGAATTGGATCCTCATCTTGCAGCCCTTGTTGGACG ACACAGCAGAAAACCATGGGCGAAGTTTATTAATGCTGAAAACCAACATCTTGCGGTTCCCGAG GCGGTTGATTTTGTTGACAAACTGCTCCGCTACGATCATCAGGAAAGACCGACGGCAAAAGAAGCAATG GCTCATCCTTATTTTTATCCTGTACGAAATTCTGAAAGCAGTAGATCCCGCACTCACTAA